A window of Ruminococcus champanellensis 18P13 = JCM 17042 contains these coding sequences:
- a CDS encoding TfoX/Sxy family protein: MATSAEYAAFVCEQIAPYGQVRSRKMFGEYMVYLEDKPVLLVCDNTVYVKKLPQVSDLLLTAPCGFPYEGAKEHYILDIENRELLDQLMPTLKASVSLPKKKK, encoded by the coding sequence ATGGCAACATCCGCAGAGTATGCTGCATTTGTATGTGAGCAAATCGCTCCCTATGGGCAGGTTCGCAGCCGGAAAATGTTCGGAGAATATATGGTTTACCTGGAAGACAAGCCTGTGCTACTGGTATGTGACAATACCGTCTATGTGAAAAAGCTGCCCCAGGTGTCGGATCTTTTATTAACAGCACCATGCGGTTTTCCCTACGAAGGAGCCAAGGAACATTATATACTGGACATTGAGAATCGAGAGTTGCTGGATCAGCTGATGCCCACGCTGAAGGCTTCTGTGTCTCTGCCAAAAAAGAAAAAGTAA
- a CDS encoding Crp/Fnr family transcriptional regulator yields the protein MDISFLSKTWLFAGVEPEVLTKLLEQVHAYSRRFAKGEAVLHAGDPVTHMGLVLQGSVLIAHEDLWGNRSILGRAASGEVFAETYACVTQEPLPMHVTAAEPTQVLFVHGAELLHAGTSGLSAPVTANLVRMLAQKNLNLSGKIRHITPKTIRGRLLSYLSAQSLRQSSYVFDIPFNRQQLADYLNVDRSAMCHELTRMQREGLVDFHKNSFRLIQR from the coding sequence ATGGATATCTCTTTTCTTTCCAAGACCTGGCTCTTTGCAGGCGTGGAGCCGGAGGTTTTGACGAAATTACTGGAGCAGGTGCATGCTTACAGCCGGAGATTCGCAAAGGGAGAAGCCGTGCTGCATGCGGGAGATCCGGTGACCCATATGGGACTGGTGCTTCAGGGCAGTGTGCTGATTGCCCATGAGGATTTGTGGGGCAACCGGAGTATTCTTGGCAGAGCTGCTTCGGGAGAAGTCTTTGCGGAAACCTATGCTTGCGTGACCCAGGAACCGCTGCCCATGCATGTGACAGCGGCAGAGCCGACCCAGGTGTTATTTGTGCATGGCGCAGAGCTGCTGCATGCCGGAACCTCCGGTTTGTCAGCGCCAGTTACTGCCAATCTTGTGCGGATGCTGGCGCAGAAGAACCTGAACCTGTCCGGAAAGATCCGGCACATTACTCCCAAAACCATCCGGGGCAGACTGCTGTCCTATTTATCCGCCCAATCCCTCCGGCAATCCAGCTACGTGTTTGACATTCCCTTTAACCGACAGCAGCTGGCGGATTACCTGAATGTGGACCGGAGCGCCATGTGCCACGAACTGACACGGATGCAGCGGGAGGGCCTGGTGGATTTTCATAAGAATTCCTTCCGGCTGATTCAGCGGTAA
- a CDS encoding ATP-binding protein codes for MIRRIIQIDEKKCNGCGMCANACHEGAIGMVNGKAKLLRDDYCDGLGDCLPTCPTGAISFVEREAAAYDEAAVKAHQMQQAQSLPCGCPGTHAKRLHPVQEACSHTASGQPSALQQWPVQIRLVPVHAPYFDQANLLIAADCTAYAYASMHQDFIRGRITLIGCPKLDDADYAAKLTEILRSNTIQSVTVVRMEVPCCGGLEHAARTAVASTGNHVSFRVVTISTDGRILPE; via the coding sequence ATGATCAGAAGAATCATTCAGATTGATGAAAAGAAATGCAATGGCTGCGGTATGTGCGCAAACGCCTGTCACGAGGGCGCCATTGGCATGGTGAACGGCAAGGCAAAGCTGCTGCGGGACGACTACTGTGATGGGCTGGGGGACTGCCTGCCCACCTGTCCCACCGGTGCCATCTCCTTTGTAGAGCGTGAGGCTGCCGCCTATGACGAAGCAGCGGTCAAAGCTCATCAAATGCAGCAGGCGCAGTCCCTGCCCTGCGGCTGTCCCGGTACCCATGCAAAGCGGCTGCATCCCGTACAGGAAGCATGCAGCCACACAGCGTCCGGACAGCCTTCCGCTTTGCAGCAGTGGCCGGTACAGATCCGGCTGGTTCCGGTGCATGCACCCTATTTTGATCAGGCAAACCTGCTGATTGCAGCGGACTGCACAGCCTACGCCTATGCGTCCATGCACCAGGATTTCATCCGGGGACGGATCACCCTGATCGGCTGTCCGAAGCTGGATGATGCAGATTATGCTGCCAAGCTGACGGAGATCCTGCGCAGCAACACCATTCAGAGCGTAACGGTAGTGCGCATGGAGGTACCCTGCTGTGGCGGACTGGAGCATGCTGCAAGAACCGCTGTGGCATCCACCGGCAATCACGTTTCCTTCCGGGTGGTCACCATTTCTACAGATGGCAGGATTTTGCCGGAATAG
- a CDS encoding HD domain-containing protein gives MENRLEQQVAFIREIDKEKRIGRQTYLTGAIRKENDAEHAWHIALMAILLAEHANEPIDVLKTVTMLLIHDLVEIDAGDTYAYDTAAKATEQEREAKGADRIFGMLPPDQGRAFRALWEEFNRGDTPEARFAHAMDNFQPVMLNAATDGKAWAEHGVRLSQILKRNQITPDGSTQLWEYAYQHFILPNVEQGRIRDDTNA, from the coding sequence ATGGAAAACAGACTGGAGCAGCAGGTTGCTTTTATCCGGGAGATCGACAAGGAAAAGCGCATCGGCAGGCAGACTTATCTGACCGGGGCAATCCGAAAAGAAAACGACGCAGAGCATGCCTGGCACATTGCGCTGATGGCAATTCTCCTTGCAGAGCACGCCAACGAACCCATTGACGTTCTGAAAACAGTGACCATGCTTCTGATCCATGACCTGGTGGAGATTGATGCAGGGGATACCTATGCATACGATACGGCAGCCAAGGCAACGGAACAGGAGCGGGAGGCAAAGGGAGCAGATCGTATTTTCGGCATGCTGCCCCCGGATCAAGGACGAGCATTCCGAGCACTGTGGGAGGAATTCAACCGGGGAGATACCCCGGAGGCACGGTTTGCACATGCCATGGACAACTTCCAGCCGGTGATGCTGAACGCCGCAACTGACGGAAAAGCCTGGGCGGAGCATGGTGTCCGGCTCAGTCAGATCCTGAAACGGAATCAGATTACGCCGGATGGCTCTACCCAGTTGTGGGAATATGCCTATCAGCATTTTATTCTGCCTAATGTAGAGCAAGGCAGGATCCGGGACGATACAAATGCATAA
- a CDS encoding ABC transporter ATP-binding protein, with protein MFKLLAYMKNYKKEAVLGPLFKLLEALLELLVPLVIAAVIDTGIAGGNRGYVIRMCLLLVGFGIVGLVFSITAQYFAAKASVGFVTKLRHALFDHIQGLSYTELDTIGTSTLITRMTSDMNQVQSGMNLTLRLLLRSPFVVFGAMIMAFTIDVKAALIFAAAIPVLSLVVFGIMLWCIPLYKRVQRKLDGVLSATRENLTGVRVIRAFCKEEEQISRFDACNQDLTRTQKYVGRISALMNPVTYILINLAIIWLVYTGALRVDVGLISQGAVVALYNYMSQILVELIKLANLIINITKSVACGNRIQSVFEIRSSLDAPEQAPAPKDFSYAVEFDHVTLRYANAGDDSLSDISFAARPGETIGVIGSTGSGKSSLVNLIPRFYDASAGQVLVDGINVKEYPLDDLRNRIGVVPQKAVLFKGTIRDNLRWGNPDATDDQLLEAVQTAQAGEVLAQKGGLDFELEQGGKNLSGGQKQRFTIARALVKHPKILILDDSASALDFATDAALRKAIREMPGNPTVFIVSQRTSSLQHADQILVLEDGAVVGAGTHTQLLESCPVYQEIYQSQFRKEDA; from the coding sequence ATGTTCAAACTATTGGCGTACATGAAAAACTATAAAAAAGAGGCGGTACTGGGACCTCTGTTCAAGCTGCTTGAGGCATTGCTGGAGCTGCTGGTGCCCCTGGTGATTGCTGCCGTCATCGACACAGGCATTGCCGGCGGCAACCGGGGATATGTGATACGCATGTGCCTGCTGCTGGTGGGGTTTGGCATTGTGGGACTGGTTTTTTCCATCACCGCCCAGTACTTTGCCGCCAAGGCCTCCGTCGGTTTTGTGACGAAACTGCGGCATGCCCTCTTTGACCACATACAGGGGCTGTCCTACACAGAGCTGGACACCATAGGCACCTCCACCCTCATTACCCGCATGACCAGTGATATGAACCAGGTTCAGTCCGGTATGAATCTGACCCTCCGGCTGCTGCTGCGCTCTCCTTTTGTGGTATTTGGCGCCATGATTATGGCGTTCACCATTGATGTAAAGGCAGCGCTGATCTTTGCAGCCGCCATTCCGGTGCTGTCCCTGGTGGTATTCGGCATCATGCTCTGGTGCATCCCCCTGTACAAACGGGTGCAGCGAAAACTGGACGGCGTGCTCAGTGCAACCCGGGAAAACCTCACCGGCGTCCGGGTGATCCGTGCCTTCTGCAAGGAGGAGGAGCAGATCAGCCGCTTTGACGCCTGCAATCAGGATCTGACCCGGACACAAAAGTATGTGGGGCGGATCTCTGCGCTCATGAACCCGGTGACCTACATTCTCATCAATCTTGCAATCATCTGGCTGGTGTATACCGGCGCCCTTCGGGTGGATGTGGGACTCATCTCCCAGGGAGCTGTGGTAGCTCTGTACAACTACATGTCCCAGATTCTGGTGGAACTGATCAAGCTGGCAAACCTGATTATCAACATCACCAAGTCCGTGGCATGCGGCAACCGGATCCAGTCCGTCTTTGAGATCCGTTCCTCTCTGGATGCACCGGAACAAGCGCCTGCACCGAAGGATTTCTCCTATGCAGTGGAATTTGACCATGTTACCCTCCGGTACGCAAACGCCGGGGATGATTCCTTGTCAGATATCAGCTTTGCTGCCCGTCCCGGCGAAACCATCGGTGTCATCGGCTCCACCGGCTCCGGCAAAAGCTCTCTTGTAAATCTGATCCCCCGGTTCTATGATGCATCGGCTGGACAGGTATTGGTGGACGGGATCAATGTCAAGGAGTATCCTCTGGATGATCTGCGAAACCGGATCGGCGTAGTGCCCCAGAAGGCAGTATTGTTCAAAGGGACGATCCGGGACAATCTCCGGTGGGGAAATCCGGACGCTACGGATGACCAGCTGCTGGAAGCGGTACAGACAGCTCAGGCAGGGGAGGTGCTTGCCCAGAAGGGCGGACTTGATTTTGAACTAGAGCAGGGGGGTAAAAACCTGTCCGGCGGGCAGAAACAGCGGTTCACCATTGCAAGAGCCCTGGTGAAGCATCCGAAGATCCTGATTTTAGACGACAGTGCCTCTGCTTTGGATTTTGCAACGGATGCGGCACTGCGAAAGGCGATCCGGGAAATGCCAGGCAATCCCACAGTATTCATCGTGTCCCAGCGAACCTCCTCCCTGCAGCATGCAGATCAGATCCTGGTATTGGAGGATGGAGCAGTGGTAGGCGCCGGCACCCATACACAGCTGCTGGAATCCTGCCCGGTATACCAGGAGATCTATCAATCCCAGTTCCGGAAGGAGGATGCGTAA
- a CDS encoding ABC transporter ATP-binding protein produces the protein MAKVQKGTIPKVWRYIRRYRLLLILSMLFAAATVAMTLYLPILIGNAIDLIVSPGHVDFPGIRSLLIKIGIIAGCTGLTQWIMNMLNNRITYHIIRDVRQEAFGKLQILPLSYLDAHPSGSILSRIIADVDQFADGLLMGFTQLFTGVVTILGTLLFMLSISWKITLAVVLLTPLSLFIARFIARRTYSMFRLQSQVRGEQTALIDEMIGNQKVVQAFSHQAESMEQFDEINDRLARCSLQATFFSSITNPATRFVNSVVYASVALTGALMCISTAGAAVPFTVGQLSCFLSYANQYTKPFNEISGVITELQNALACAARIFELIEETPQIPDQTDAAELEHVAGNLSISDVSFSYVPDRKLIEHLNLIVKPGQRIAIVGPTGCGKTTVINLLMRFYDVDQGSISVEGKDIRNVTRHSLRSSYGMVLQETWLKAGTIRENICMGKPDATEEELLQASKAAHAHSFIKRLPQGYDTLIGEDGGSLSQGQKQLLCIARVMLCLPPMLILDEATSSIDTRTELKIQEAFSRMMQGRTSFIVAHRLSTIREADVILVMQDGHIIEQGNHDTLLAKNGFYANLYNSQFAR, from the coding sequence ATGGCAAAGGTACAGAAGGGGACAATCCCCAAGGTGTGGCGGTATATCCGCCGGTATCGGCTACTGCTGATCCTGTCCATGCTGTTTGCAGCCGCAACCGTTGCCATGACCCTATATTTGCCCATCCTGATCGGGAACGCCATTGATCTGATCGTTTCTCCGGGGCATGTGGACTTTCCCGGCATCCGATCGCTGCTCATCAAAATCGGTATCATCGCCGGATGCACCGGACTGACCCAGTGGATCATGAATATGCTCAACAACCGGATCACCTATCACATAATCCGGGATGTGCGGCAGGAAGCCTTCGGCAAGCTACAGATCCTTCCTTTGAGCTATCTGGATGCCCACCCCTCCGGCAGCATCCTCAGCCGGATCATCGCAGACGTGGATCAGTTTGCAGACGGTCTGCTGATGGGCTTTACCCAGTTGTTCACCGGGGTTGTTACCATTCTGGGCACCCTGTTGTTCATGCTGTCCATTAGCTGGAAGATCACGCTGGCAGTGGTGCTGCTGACACCTCTGTCCCTGTTCATTGCCCGGTTCATTGCCCGCCGCACCTACAGCATGTTCCGGCTACAGTCCCAGGTACGGGGAGAGCAAACGGCACTGATCGATGAAATGATTGGAAACCAGAAGGTGGTGCAGGCATTCTCCCACCAGGCAGAGAGCATGGAGCAGTTCGATGAAATCAACGATCGTCTTGCCCGATGCTCCCTGCAGGCTACCTTCTTTTCCTCCATCACCAATCCGGCAACCCGCTTTGTCAACAGCGTGGTCTATGCAAGCGTGGCGCTGACAGGCGCTTTGATGTGTATTTCCACTGCCGGAGCCGCTGTGCCCTTTACGGTAGGACAACTGTCCTGCTTCCTGTCCTACGCAAACCAGTATACCAAGCCCTTCAACGAGATCTCCGGTGTCATTACCGAGCTGCAGAACGCCCTTGCATGTGCTGCACGGATCTTTGAACTGATCGAGGAAACACCCCAGATCCCGGATCAGACAGATGCTGCCGAACTGGAGCATGTGGCAGGGAACCTGTCCATTTCAGATGTATCCTTCTCCTATGTGCCGGATCGGAAGCTAATCGAGCATCTGAATCTCATCGTCAAGCCCGGACAGCGCATTGCCATTGTGGGGCCCACCGGCTGCGGCAAGACTACCGTCATCAATCTGCTGATGCGGTTTTATGATGTGGATCAAGGGTCTATCTCCGTGGAAGGGAAGGACATCCGGAACGTCACACGACACAGCCTGCGCAGCAGCTACGGCATGGTCTTGCAGGAAACCTGGCTGAAGGCAGGAACCATACGGGAAAATATCTGTATGGGAAAGCCAGATGCCACAGAGGAAGAACTGCTTCAGGCATCCAAAGCTGCACATGCCCACAGCTTCATCAAGCGACTGCCCCAGGGGTATGACACCCTGATCGGAGAGGATGGAGGCAGCCTGTCCCAGGGACAAAAGCAGCTTCTGTGCATTGCCAGAGTGATGCTTTGCCTGCCCCCCATGCTGATTCTGGATGAGGCAACCTCCTCCATTGATACCCGAACGGAGCTGAAGATCCAGGAGGCATTCTCCCGGATGATGCAGGGGAGAACCAGCTTTATTGTGGCACACCGGCTTTCCACCATCCGGGAGGCGGATGTGATCCTGGTGATGCAGGATGGTCACATCATTGAACAGGGGAATCACGACACACTTCTTGCAAAAAATGGTTTTTATGCAAACCTGTATAACAGTCAATTTGCCCGGTAA
- a CDS encoding SGNH/GDSL hydrolase family protein: MRKRDVAVATVTAVLVLAIGGLICWVLYTHGIKGLSKPIMQTLTGNNSQYAEEPATMPEDAPKWDSEQTESYPAIAAHMKLQGRTTRDEDQITWLVQSGSAAEFTVTGTKAVLTLAGDRTALGKENHKPRYAVYLDDQLLTDALMRTKELEIPLFESNQPRTASVKVIQLSEAGYGAVGVKHVTVTSIYQEPVQPIPAKDLRIEFIGDSITCGYGVETKSEKDSFTTGTENFTKTYAYLTARMLNADYSAVCYSGYGIVSGWTGDGQKKPDSILPKYYNLIGILPKYKKQWDFEHAEQNDVVVINLGTNDYSYLSPSFSSRSKEFIKGYVDFLKQVRQKNPNAYIFCTMGTMGGESVYGLIEQAVGEYSAATGDTRIKSYASPVQTQEDGYGADYHPSVKTQQDSAQLLTEEICNTLGIQPGGSFQ; the protein is encoded by the coding sequence ATGAGAAAGAGAGACGTTGCCGTTGCTACAGTCACCGCCGTTCTGGTACTGGCGATCGGCGGATTGATCTGCTGGGTTTTATATACACACGGCATAAAGGGTCTGAGTAAGCCCATTATGCAGACTCTCACCGGGAACAACAGTCAATATGCAGAAGAACCGGCAACCATGCCGGAGGATGCGCCCAAATGGGACAGTGAGCAGACAGAAAGCTACCCTGCCATTGCAGCCCATATGAAATTACAGGGCAGAACCACGCGGGACGAGGATCAGATTACCTGGCTGGTGCAGAGCGGTTCTGCCGCAGAATTTACAGTAACCGGCACGAAAGCCGTTCTGACCCTGGCAGGGGACAGAACCGCACTTGGCAAGGAAAACCACAAGCCCCGGTATGCAGTGTATCTGGACGATCAGCTGCTGACGGATGCACTGATGCGCACCAAGGAGCTGGAGATCCCTCTGTTTGAATCCAACCAGCCCAGAACCGCCAGTGTCAAGGTAATCCAGCTTTCGGAAGCCGGATACGGAGCGGTCGGTGTGAAGCATGTAACCGTTACATCCATTTACCAGGAGCCGGTACAGCCCATTCCAGCCAAGGATCTGCGAATCGAATTTATCGGAGATTCCATCACCTGCGGCTATGGCGTGGAAACCAAATCGGAAAAGGACTCCTTCACCACCGGTACGGAGAATTTCACCAAAACCTATGCCTACCTAACAGCCCGGATGCTGAATGCGGATTACAGCGCCGTATGCTACAGCGGTTACGGCATCGTTTCCGGCTGGACAGGGGATGGGCAAAAAAAGCCGGACAGCATTCTGCCAAAGTATTATAATCTGATCGGGATCCTGCCCAAATACAAAAAACAGTGGGATTTTGAGCATGCGGAGCAGAATGACGTGGTGGTCATCAACCTTGGCACCAACGATTACTCCTATCTGAGTCCCAGCTTTTCCAGCCGTTCCAAGGAGTTTATCAAGGGATATGTGGACTTTCTCAAGCAGGTACGTCAGAAGAATCCAAATGCCTACATTTTCTGCACCATGGGTACCATGGGAGGGGAATCGGTGTACGGATTGATCGAGCAGGCAGTGGGGGAATACAGCGCCGCCACCGGAGACACCCGGATCAAAAGCTATGCCTCTCCGGTTCAGACCCAGGAGGACGGCTATGGCGCCGATTATCACCCTTCCGTCAAAACCCAGCAAGACAGCGCCCAGCTGCTCACGGAGGAAATCTGCAACACCCTGGGCATCCAGCCCGGCGGCAGCTTTCAGTAA
- a CDS encoding 2-oxoacid:acceptor oxidoreductase family protein, whose product MKYDILLAGFGGQGILFAGKLLAYCALIDGKELSWLPSYGPEMRGGTCNCSVCISDEPIGSPLVLTPDLLIALNQPSYDKFIGSVRKGGMAFVDSTLVDTTVETPDIQCFYVPATQMETDANLPKAANIILLGKLLKETGMFSDEVIRKGLEKLIPPKRAHLIENNLRAISMGMNV is encoded by the coding sequence ATGAAATATGATATTCTGCTGGCTGGCTTTGGCGGTCAGGGTATTCTGTTCGCCGGCAAGCTCCTCGCATACTGTGCGCTGATCGACGGCAAGGAGCTGTCCTGGCTCCCGTCCTACGGTCCGGAAATGCGTGGCGGTACCTGTAACTGCTCCGTTTGCATCTCTGACGAGCCCATCGGTTCTCCCCTGGTTTTGACACCGGATTTGCTGATCGCACTGAATCAGCCTTCCTACGATAAGTTCATCGGCAGTGTTCGCAAGGGCGGCATGGCATTTGTGGACAGCACTCTGGTGGACACCACTGTGGAAACACCGGATATTCAGTGCTTCTACGTGCCCGCAACCCAGATGGAAACCGATGCAAACCTGCCCAAGGCAGCAAACATCATTCTGCTGGGCAAGCTGCTCAAGGAAACCGGTATGTTCTCCGATGAAGTGATCCGCAAGGGTCTGGAGAAGCTGATCCCCCCGAAGCGTGCGCATCTGATTGAAAACAACCTGCGTGCCATCAGCATGGGAATGAATGTGTAA
- a CDS encoding thiamine pyrophosphate-dependent enzyme produces MATVFERPHALCDTPMHYCPGCTHGIVHRLLCEVLDEMGIEGETIGVCPVGCSVFAYNYFNCDMIEAPHGRAPAVATGVKRSNPDKYVFTYQGDGDLAAIGTAETVHVGARGENIVVIFINNTIYGMTGGQMAPTTIPGQVTQTTPFGRDTELAGYPIRVCEMMATLSGTALAQRVAVDTVPHIRETKKAIRKAFENQKEKRGLSIVEVLSTCPTNWGMTPLEAIKRLQDECIPYYPLGVYKDVTAEGGEK; encoded by the coding sequence ATGGCTACTGTATTTGAAAGACCCCACGCACTTTGCGACACGCCGATGCACTACTGTCCTGGCTGTACCCATGGTATTGTACATAGACTGCTGTGCGAAGTTCTGGATGAGATGGGCATTGAGGGCGAGACCATCGGTGTATGTCCGGTTGGCTGCTCCGTATTTGCTTACAATTATTTCAACTGTGATATGATAGAAGCGCCCCACGGCAGAGCACCGGCTGTTGCAACCGGCGTTAAGCGTTCCAACCCGGACAAGTACGTGTTCACCTATCAGGGCGACGGCGACCTGGCTGCCATTGGTACTGCGGAAACCGTTCATGTTGGCGCAAGAGGCGAGAACATCGTTGTGATCTTCATCAACAACACCATTTACGGCATGACCGGCGGGCAGATGGCACCTACCACCATTCCGGGTCAGGTTACCCAGACCACCCCCTTCGGCCGTGACACAGAGCTTGCCGGCTACCCGATCCGGGTATGCGAGATGATGGCTACCCTCAGTGGTACTGCTTTGGCACAGCGTGTTGCTGTAGATACCGTTCCCCACATCCGGGAAACCAAGAAGGCGATTCGCAAGGCATTTGAGAACCAGAAGGAAAAGCGTGGCCTGTCCATTGTAGAAGTACTCTCCACCTGCCCGACCAACTGGGGCATGACTCCGCTGGAGGCAATCAAGCGTCTGCAGGATGAGTGCATCCCCTACTACCCGCTGGGCGTATATAAGGATGTTACAGCTGAAGGAGGAGAAAAGTAA